The following coding sequences lie in one Zingiber officinale cultivar Zhangliang chromosome 2B, Zo_v1.1, whole genome shotgun sequence genomic window:
- the LOC122046957 gene encoding uncharacterized protein LOC122046957, whose amino-acid sequence MELQQESSSVRALFATNLRNPSSSSSAFVSANQSPFFSPRSPATHASGPIKNDIAVSPNDAVASVDQFGSLTGLLQPISNIHFLASNHSPSLDCCSSSNFETPATFYNSNLSLVSSFNGFCNASSSNNSQGIENCHLGHTAKHKRLGKNQGKFSGSRPSPSVSSTNKYRNCDVYIGFHGRKPSLLRYVHWLRAELEIQGISCFTSDRARCRNTRSHDAVEKMMNASTYGVMILTKKSFGNPYSIEELRYFLSKKNLIPIYFDLSAADCLARDIIEKRGELWEKYGGELWMLYGGLEREWREAIDGLSRVLDWQLEAFDGNWRYCIMQTVVFLATRLGRRSVVDRINRWRERVEKEEFLFPRNEDFVGRQKELSELELILFGDVTGDGEREYFELKTRHKRRSLLIGKADKHHEKENSKDLQSESSSKGKEPVLWKESEYEIEMQRLGSPLKQYRPLRRKNGSRHARKRNPSKILYGKGIACVSGDSGIGKTELTLEYAYRFSQRYKMVLWVGGEARYIRQNYLALRNLLDVDISNENHSLKKGRAKCFEEQEEEAIASTRKELMRDIPFLLIIDNLENEKDWWDQMDIMDLLPRFGGETHVIITTRHPRLMNLDPLNLSYLSGAEALTLMKGSIKDYPIVEIDALKVIEEKLGRLTLGLSIVGAILSELPIMPSRLLDTINRMPMRDLSWTDKETITFSKKAALVQLLDVCLSIFDHADGPRSLATRMVQVSGWFAPSAIPISLLAFAAHKVPEKYDSSSPWKKCWHAWTCSLTVSHSKRSEAEASSMLIRFGFARSSNEPDCVLVPELIKLYARKRGDIRFAHAMVQAIYLRGSISLFPEHMWAACFLLFGFASDPIMVKLRPSELLSFVKRVVLPLAINMLVNLSQCNAALDLLRLCTDVLEVSAESLISRNEKWIERSFCCVRQVQSNSQSTFLWQELSLLRATVLETRAKLMLRGGQYDKGDDLIREAIFIRTSICGEHHPDTVSARETLSKVTRLLTNVQVS is encoded by the coding sequence ATGGAGCTTCAACAAGAAAGCTCCAGTGTCAGGGCATTGTTTGCAACAAACCTCAGGAATCCGTCATCTTCTTCTTCAGCATTTGTCTCTGCTAATcagtctcctttcttctcccctcGGTCACCAGCAACACATGCATCTGGACCTATAAAAAATGACATTGCAGTCAGCCCAAATGATGCTGTTGCAAGTGTTGATCAATTTGGATCCCTAACTGGACTATTACAACCAATTTCTAATATTCATTTTCTTGCTTCCAATCATTCTCCTTCTCTAGATTGTTGTTCTTCCAGTAATTTTGAAACCCCAGCAACCTTTTACAACAGCAACCTAAGTCTAGTATCTTCCTTTAATGGCTTTTGCAATGCCAGTTCATCTAATAATAGCCAGGGAATTGAAAATTGTCACTTGGGCCATACAGCAAAGCATAAGAGGCTAGGAAAAAACCAAGGAAAGTTTTCTGGTTCTCGGCCTTCACCTTCTGTTTCTTCAACTAATAAGTATAGGAATTGTGATGTGTACATTGGATTTCATGGAAGGAAGCCTTCTTTATTGAGGTATGTTCATTGGCTTCGAGCAGAGCTTGAAATTCAGGGGATCAGTTGCTTCACATCTGACAGAGCCCGATGTAGGAATACTCGTAGCCATGATGCAGTTGAGAAAATGATGAATGCTTCTACCTATGGAGTCATGATACTCACAAAGAAGTCATTTGGCAACCCTTATAGCATAGAGGAGCTTAGGTATTTCCTGagcaagaaaaatctaattcCAATTTACTTTGATTTGAGTGCTGCTGATTGTCTTGCTAGAGATATAATCGAAAAGAGAGGTGAATTGTGGGAGAAATATGGCGGTGAGTTGTGGATGCTCTATGGTGGCTTGGAGAGAGAATGGAGAGAAGCTATTGATGGACTTTCGAGAGTGTTAGATTGGCAGTTGGAAGCATTTGATGGTAACTGGAGATATTGCATAATGCAAACAGTGGTTTTTCTAGCTACAAGATTAGGTAGGAGAAGTGTGGTTGATCGAATTAACAGATGGAGGGAAAGAGTGGAAAAGGAAGAATTCCTGTTTCCTCGAAATGAAGACTTTGTTGGGAGGCAAAAGGAGCTCTCAGAGTTGGAGCTTATTTTGTTTGGTGATGTTACTGGAGATGGGGAAAGAGAGTACTTTGAACTCAAGACTCGGCATAAGAGAAGATCGCTGTTAATTGGGAAAGCTGACAAGCATCAtgaaaaagaaaactcaaaagatCTACAATCAGAGAGTAGTAGCAAAGGAAAAGAACCAGTTCTGTGGAAGGAATCTGAGTATGAAATAGAGATGCAAAGGTTGGGAAGCCCACTAAAGCAATATCGTCCTTTGAGGCGAAAGAATGGGAGCAGACATGCTAGGAAGAGAAACCCCTCCAAGATATTATATGGCAAGGGTATTGCTTGTGTCTCTGGAGACTCTGGAATTGGCAAGACAGAATTAACCTTGGAGTATGCTTACAGGTTCTCTCAAAGATACAAAATGGTACTGTGGGTTGGAGGGGAAGCTAGATATATTCGCCAAAATTATTTGGCTCTGCGGAATCTTTTGGATGTTGACATTAGCAATGAAAACCATTCTCTTAAAAAGGGAAGAGCGAAGTGCTTCGAAGAGCAGGAAGAGGAAGCTATTGCAAGTACTAGAAAAGAACTAATGCGTGACATTCCGTTCTTACTTATAATAGACAATTTGGAGAATGAAAAGGACTGGTGGGACCAAATGGATATCATGGATTTGTTGCCACGATTTGGTGGGGAAACACATGTGATAATAACCACAAGACATCCACGGCTGATGAACTTGGATCCGTTGAACCTTTCTTACTTATCTGGTGCAGAAGCATTGACTTTGATGAAAGGAAGTATAAAGGATTATCCTATAGTGGAGATTGATGCTCTCAAGGTCATTGAGGAGAAGCTTGGCAGGCTTACCCTTGGTCTTTCTATAGTAGGTGCCATTCTTTCTGAGCTTCCTATCATGCCAAGTAGACTTCTTGATACTATAAATAGAATGCCTATGCGAGATTTATCATGGACTGACAAAGAGACAATTACATTCAGTAAAAAAGCAGCTCTTGTTCAACTTCTAGATGTTTGTCTTTCAATCTTTGATCATGCAGATGGACCAAGAAGTTTGGCAACTAGAATGGTTCAGGTAAGTGGTTGGTTTGCTCCTTCTGCAATTCCAATCTCTCTCTTAGCTTTTGCCGCTCACAAGGTTCCAGAGAAATATGATAGTTCTTCACCTTGGAAGAAGTGCTGGCATGCCTGGACCTGTAGCTTAACTGTTTCTCATAGCAAGAGATCTGAAGCTGAGGCATCTTCTATGTTAATCAGATTTGGATTTGCCAGAAGTAGCAACGAACCTGATTGTGTCCTTGTGCCTGAGCTTATCAAGTTGTATGCTCGTAAAAGAGGAGACATTCGATTTGCTCATGCCATGGTTCAAGCAATTTACCTTAGAGGTTCCATCTCTCTGTTTCCTGAACATATGTGGGCAGCTTGTTTCTTGCTTTTTGGATTTGCATCAGATCCCATCATGGTGAAACTCCGACCGTCTGAGTTGCTTTCTTTCGTGAAACGGGTGGTTCTACCACTTGCAATAAATATGCTTGTAAATTTGTCACAGTGCAACGCCGCATTAGATCTCCTCAGACTCTGTACTGATGTCTTAGAAGTTTCTGCAGAATCTCTCATTTCTCGAAATGAGAAGTGGATTGAAAGATCTTTCTGCTGTGTCAGACAAGTTCAATCGAACTCCCAGAGCACATTTCTATGGCAGGAATTATCACTTCTGAGAGCAACTGTTTTAGAGACCAGAGCAAAACTAATGCTTAGAGGAGGACAATATGACAAAGGAGATGATCTCATCCGGGAAGCTATATTTATTAGGACTTCAATATGCGGTGAACATCATCCAGACACCGTATCTGCACGAGAGACACTAAGTAAAGTTACAAGACTTCTTACAAATGTCCAAGTCAGTTAA